Within Chloroflexota bacterium, the genomic segment GATTCGACAGTTTCCAGCCCTAACCTTATTGTCTTGAACCCGGAATTCTTAAGCACCTTAGCTACCTCTGAAGTAATCCCCCTTGTATGGAGCCCATTGGGAACATGGAATTGAATATCCAGGCCACTCTGGCCAATCTTTTCCATAAGAGGGATAAAATGAGACTGGGTACAGACAAGCAGTGCATCATCATAGAAAGCTATATCTTTCAGGCCCATGGTCCTGTGCATCCAAAGGAGTTCCTCAAAGCAACCTCCATAGCTCTTCTGTCTGAAACAAGGGCTAAGTACACTGGAAGCGCAGTAGCTACAATCAAAAGGGCAGCCTTCAGATGTTGCGAGGATGCCATATCCGGGATTGGCTGCCAGATCAATAGCAGGGTGGCAATCCATTACAGGATCTTCGCTTTCCTGGACAACTATGGGTACGTAGCGAGCTACCAGTTGAAAGAAATCCCTCCCGACCTTCCCCCGATAAACATGATCAGCACCAGAAAACCTCCTTGCATGATCGTGGCATAAGGTAGCATAGATTCCCCCGAGAATAATCGGCGTATCCGGAAGGTGCTCACGCACAATTTCGATGACGCGGAATGCCCCAGGGTACCAATAGGTCATAATCGCAGTAACAAGAACCACATCCGGTTTGGGAGAAGATCCTAGATCTTGCAGAAAAGCCTGCTCAGAGATTCCATAACGGCTGTACCTTCTCGGTATACCCTTAAGAGCCTCCGGCTTCGGGATCTCCTGCTTTGCAAAGTGACCTGTTCCATACTTCTTTCCCTTGCTTATGTCCAGGCAGTCAATGAGAGTTACCTCTACCCCTTTCTCCCTTAGACTTCCGGCGATATACAGAAGTCCCAGCGGTTTGGCCCAAAAATCGAAGGCCGCAAAATCATATATCCACGGATTGATGAGTAACATTCGAGGTACTGCCACTGTTCGGCTACCTTTCCTTGCTCCCCATACTTTGGGAGGGCATTACAGTTGAATTTTATCATGTCCCACTGAACAACGAGGTGGGCCATTTGAGGGGGGGCATGAGCGCCATCTTGACAAGAAGCATGCCAGGGAGCAGTATTTCGGGGGGGAATTCGCATGAAAATCATCAAGGGTGCTGTCCGACAGCAAGCCATCATACATGTCCTATCTTAGAGTTCTGCGAGGCATCTTGAGTCCATCCGGTAAATTTGTCCACTTTGTCCACTTTGTCCACTTTGTCCCAAGAGCTGTCATAGTCATCTTACTTCTGACAGCGGTCGTATCCATCGTCGTTGTGAGAAATACCTCTCTCCCTGCAGTGGCAGTGCAGGAAGAGATGCTTCAGCCAGGTGACATCCTCTTCGTTGATATCTACAAGGGGTGGAGTCAGCCCGGATACTGGGACCACCTGGCGCTCTATGTAGGGGAGCAACCCTACGCGGGAGTGATAGAAGCCACCTATAATCTTGGGGTTTACTACACGCCCCTGCCGGTATTCCTTGAGCGAGACCAGCCCGTGGATATCACTGTCAGAAGGCTCAAGGATATCCCTGGTCGTGAGGAGATAATCCAGAAGGCTATCGACTATGCAATGGCCCAGGTAGGCAAGCCGTTTGACTTCACAGCCACTGCTACCGTACCGCTTAAGGTCAACGAGGAGAATCTACACTGTGCAGAGGTGATATGGAGGGCCTACCTGGCGGCAGGGATAGATCTCGACAGCAATGACGGGCTATTCCTGTTTCCTGACGATATCTACTACAGCCCGAAGCTCGGGCCAATCTAAGCGCAAAGGCCTCAGCTATCGACCGACTAGGCCTTGAGTTTAATTTCGGGATGGCGTGCTGCAATCATCTTACGCATCCCCTCCCGCCATTTCACCTGGCAATCCCCGGCCAGCTCCCTGCGGCGGGTATTGTCGCTCACTATTACTTTGGCAGCCAGCGGGTCATCGGCGGCGGGCTGAAACTCGGGTTTCAGTCCTGCGATCTCTGCCATGTAAGTGCAATAGGTCTGCACATCCACGGCATCGTCCCCTCCCCAATTAACGATGGTGGCGGGCACGCTCGCTGCGGCAAGCAATCCGCCAACCTGGTTATTGATGTCATCCTGGTGAATAGGACTGCAGATCGAAGCACGATTCGGCTGGACCGGCACCGGCATACCGGCGAGCATCCACTCGAATTGCCAGGGGGGCAGCCCTCCGTATACCCCGTAGTACACGTTCATCCGCGCGATGGTGGTGGGGAGACCCAGTTGACGCGCCGTCGATCTCGCTACCGCTTCCTGCGCCGTCTTCGATATGGCATACGTGGGACAATGCATCGATTTATCCCCGCCGAGAGGGTCGGTCTCTTTGACCGGGTGGTGAGGATCTTTCGGCAGCTCATAGACTGCGCAACTCGACATTACGAGGACGCCGCGTGCCCTGCGGCAATGGCTCATCAGAAGGCCGGTTCCCTCGGCATTAACGCGCAGGGCCTGATCGAAGTCCGGGGCGCTTTCCTGATAAACGGCAAAGTGAATCACGTAGGTAAAGTCATCCGGCAGTCCGTGAAAATCCGGGGCTGCCAGGTCCAAGGCACGCGTGGTGACTCCCATTGCCTCCAACTGTTGCCGCTTGGTCTCGTCCCTGAAGCGTGCGAGCCCCCAAACCTGATTATTCTTCGCCAGATATGAAGCCAGGGGAAAGCCGATCTGCCCTGTTAGCCCAGCGAACAAGATCTTCTCATTTCGAAGCGCCTTCATCTCTTCATTCCTCCATTATCTACTCGACTCTCGGATGCAAGCGCCCCTCCCATATCCAGGCAACATTCCTTTCATGGGTGTACATTATATACTCTCCGGCGAGGGGCAGGCCAACCGCCAGGGAGCGAATTCGCAGCTCCATTTTGGGCAACCATAACCTAAGAAGTGGTATAACTATTGTAGGCAGGTCAAAGTAATGGACATTCTATCTAAGCTGCACTCCAGGTCAAGGTTGATGGGAAAGAACATCAGGGTGGACGCATGTCAACTGATCAAGTTCAAGGACGGCAAGTGGCTTGTGAAAATGCAGTTCACGCCGGAAATATACAACGAGGGAACCGCCTTGACTGTGATTACCGATGCCTGGACTACCCTCGAATGGAAGATCGGAACCGGCGATAGTAAGCACGTGAGGCTGGATGACGTGAAGATGATAGACATTAGAACCAGCAACATGCCATTTTCACTGAAAGGCAGGGAGATAGACGCGGGCAAACAATTGGATAATTGCGACCATCTTCTCTTCGAATCTGCGATGTTTGAACCCGAGGACGACAGGCCGCCAACGGATACTGCCATGCAGGCCGAACTTGTCGTTCGCTACACTCGACATGCACGGCCATTGAAATTCGGATTTCAGACCAGCATTAAGGCCGATGTTTCTGACTAGCCTCAGAGCCACGTCATTTGAGGCAGTTATGAGCACTTCGGCGTTTCAGACACAATAGTCATATCACGCGTGTAGCACTGGATGCGTTTCGGGAAGCAACTGAGGACACTGGCGGTAGTGAAGAAAGACGCAACATGTGCTATGCTATTCAACGAACTGGAGGAGGTTCCACCAAGGTTCTGTGTTCATCACCTTTGAGCAACTCAACTCGATCACTAAATGGAATTCGAGGGTATAGTCAATGGCGAAGATAAACCCTCAGAGGATCAGTGGCAATTGGACTGAAGGCTTCGTCCTGGATGTCCACACTCTCAGCAGCACTTTTCTTGGCTATGACGAGTTTGGGCACGAGAGATTCGACACAAAGCGGAGTGAACTAGGGGAATTGCTCTTTAGACTGAAATCCAGGGCTGACGAGTCAGCTCTGGATGACATATTGCAAACTGTTGTAGAATACCTGACGAAAAGCTGGCAGATCGTCGCGTCATTGGATTTGATTATTCCGATGCCTCCCTCCAACATCTCCAGGCTCAGCCAGCCTGTGATGAAGTTGGCAAGAGGAGTCAGTTCTCGGACAGGGGTCCCCATCTCGCAAGATGCACTAGTGAA encodes:
- a CDS encoding YiiX/YebB-like N1pC/P60 family cysteine hydrolase, which translates into the protein MSYLRVLRGILSPSGKFVHFVHFVHFVPRAVIVILLLTAVVSIVVVRNTSLPAVAVQEEMLQPGDILFVDIYKGWSQPGYWDHLALYVGEQPYAGVIEATYNLGVYYTPLPVFLERDQPVDITVRRLKDIPGREEIIQKAIDYAMAQVGKPFDFTATATVPLKVNEENLHCAEVIWRAYLAAGIDLDSNDGLFLFPDDIYYSPKLGPI
- a CDS encoding NAD(P)-dependent oxidoreductase, with translation MKALRNEKILFAGLTGQIGFPLASYLAKNNQVWGLARFRDETKRQQLEAMGVTTRALDLAAPDFHGLPDDFTYVIHFAVYQESAPDFDQALRVNAEGTGLLMSHCRRARGVLVMSSCAVYELPKDPHHPVKETDPLGGDKSMHCPTYAISKTAQEAVARSTARQLGLPTTIARMNVYYGVYGGLPPWQFEWMLAGMPVPVQPNRASICSPIHQDDINNQVGGLLAAASVPATIVNWGGDDAVDVQTYCTYMAEIAGLKPEFQPAADDPLAAKVIVSDNTRRRELAGDCQVKWREGMRKMIAARHPEIKLKA
- a CDS encoding B12-binding domain-containing radical SAM protein, which gives rise to MAVPRMLLINPWIYDFAAFDFWAKPLGLLYIAGSLREKGVEVTLIDCLDISKGKKYGTGHFAKQEIPKPEALKGIPRRYSRYGISEQAFLQDLGSSPKPDVVLVTAIMTYWYPGAFRVIEIVREHLPDTPIILGGIYATLCHDHARRFSGADHVYRGKVGRDFFQLVARYVPIVVQESEDPVMDCHPAIDLAANPGYGILATSEGCPFDCSYCASSVLSPCFRQKSYGGCFEELLWMHRTMGLKDIAFYDDALLVCTQSHFIPLMEKIGQSGLDIQFHVPNGLHTRGITSEVAKVLKNSGFKTIRLGLETVESVSERVIDRKTSYEELLQAISALGNAGFRSSEIGVYLLSGLPGQTREEVEESMRKVKEAGARPYLSEFSPVPGTRIWETARKASPYPIEGEPLFQNPTLSPCAPEGFTVERFHWRRSILRNK
- a CDS encoding ComF family protein — protein: MAKINPQRISGNWTEGFVLDVHTLSSTFLGYDEFGHERFDTKRSELGELLFRLKSRADESALDDILQTVVEYLTKSWQIVASLDLIIPMPPSNISRLSQPVMKLARGVSSRTGVPISQDALVKIKETPQLKNVYDYHERTELLKDAFRAERSLVQGKSLLLLDDLYRSGATMNEASRVLRETGNAKMVYVLALTKTRSIR